The following proteins are co-located in the Solea solea chromosome 21, fSolSol10.1, whole genome shotgun sequence genome:
- the LOC131448321 gene encoding rho GTPase-activating protein 23-like isoform X5, translated as MAQAKGRRDGMVSSNENRRRPLSSGEVEGVAWQGPRTIFLQKNSQGFGFTLRHFIVYPPESSLHSIKDEENGNTTGSAGRRQSRLEPMDTIFVKSVKEDGPAQQAGLCTGDRLVKVNGESILGKTYSQVITLIQNSENILELSIMPKDEDVLQLVSAFSQDAYLKGNKPYSGEAQNLPEPPSAGYPSAPPSIKASKHGHNHHILPDNWQCRSTPTISPLDNHPPAASTPISGWSGGPENSSGHFAQSGRHRGVCSSAISALDFHFANHNAAIASATLPAPRKSRLPASARAHADALCHQALSEWYYSQAEAAEHMSPRHRSISQDRLVELGLGLALGPGPTSVPTTSSEQRRRETLLHHHQAAAASHDSFWQGSWNGVSGPGSRSCSESLLAAYADYEHNYERSVETLAQASALILPRYEHITHSSTTTKFSKQTDNKASEGYQHQTTVTPPIKTSSSMPPIGRQPGQQIAEPQTRRVKAEELVGYKSYSPSFSRKTGHLLQQAHSFREPGYSGPHLTWNSGRRSSPADSKEQVVPRPQSTPTMSGSEEEQVQLGDDREVIAPISVNQEVVLRQKPPASRRAPVQALRHSYYTSHVDSPEPPGLTPSSGTPSPVSMGPSPKHRANGSLAQHAFDSLSSIPFIDEPTSPSIDLEACYVPACSVVSGSQAFTVATLTSTSVSPTLSFISSFVQLHCQDCRSIKGRRSSYLLAITTERSKSCDEGLNNFREEGRVFSKLPKRVKSFFTDGSLESLRAQEEARSKRHSTSELGTITFSDVRKEGWLHYKQILTEKGKKVGSGMRPWKRVFSVLRSNLLFLYKDKREAVLHGAGAGPSQDEHPPVSIRGCLIDIAYSETKRKNTLRLTTQDFCEYLLQAEDRDDMLAWIRVIRENSKTDNEEIGFSRQALINKKLNDYRKHSLTGGKPDTSPKIHRIKPPFLLAKTDNTLVCRSSRTDDNKALWGINIMKKAKKTASPKAFGVRLEDCQPAVNHKFVPLTVEMCCTMVEATGLDYTGIYRVPGNNAMVSNLQEHLNKGLDINTAEERWQDLNVISSLLKAFFRKLPEPVFTDDKYNDFIDANRIQDAEDRLKTMKKLICDLPDYYYHTLKYLVGHLKKVADNAEKNKMEPRNIALVFGPTLVRTSEDTMTDMVTHMPDRYKIVETLILHYNWFFSDGELDKEEKAPEDKQETQPVPNIDHLLSNIGRPGMPGEASDSTPSDSLKSKHSLNSKKDLNARDLMPKSIISAVTRKRKKCLSTHLPGSSEDEDAEHEPVKASNCRAGGGGEEDRGEEEVIKGEHIPKKEKWDEKGNGVKDKENLVGIEEAGGDVEKQTGTGTKDPESESRQTTTIPRTRLQQRPHSLLYLHHQIHATYPRHSPEIKPASHTRADNLPTRRPTVPLWISPNRPPSLYHTSSFQGTQHPDWNQPVPIRYRKSRGGRTRAVSMNVDLELGRNDDRVRGWRAERVEVIRVIEGAPGQHGHIGIPQDSIAGPRSIQQIDPIPHLAQRAPPISSSGWIDHTSPGSSTVVLRRSGLDPRDKTRARRRHTVII; from the exons cAGGTCGGCGGCAATCTCGCTTGGAGCCAATGGACACCATCTTTGTGAAGAGTGTCAAAGAAGATGGACCTGCCCAACAAGCTGGACTGTGTACAG GTGACAGGCTGGTTAAAGTAAACGGGGAAAGCATTCTTGGGAAAACCTATTCTCAGGTGATCACACTTATCCAGAACAG TGAAAACATTCTGGAACTCTCTATTATGCCAAAAGATGAGGATGTGTTGCAGTTGGTAAGT GCATTTTCCCAGGATGCCTACCTAAAAGGTAATAAGCCATATTCAGGCGAAGCCCAGAACCTGCCTGAGCCTCCATCTGCCGGTTACCCCTCCGCTCCTCCAAGCATCAAAGCCTCCAAGCATGGTCACAACCACCACATTCTCCCAGACAACTGGCAGTGTCGATCCACCCCCACCATCTCACCACTGGACAACCACCCACCTGCTGCTTCTACCCCCATCTCCGGCTGGTCCGGGGGTCCGGAGAATTCAAGTGGTCACTTTGCCCAGTCAGGACGGCACCGTGGAGTCTGCTCTTCAGCTATCAGTGCACTGGACTTTCACTTTGCTAACCACAATGCTGCCATTGCCTCCGCAACACTGCCTGCACCAAGGAAAAGCCGCCTGCCAGCCTCTGCCCGTGCCCATGCCGACGCCCTCTGCCACCAGGCTCTGTCAGAGTGGTACTACAGCCAGGCTGAGGCTGCAGAGCACATGTCCCCCAGACACCGCAGTATATCTCAGGATCGTTTAGTGGAGTTGGGGTTGGGGTTGGCACTTGGTCCAGGCCCTACGTCTGTTCCCACAACATCCTCAGAGCAACGTAGAAGAGAAACCTTACTGCACCACCACCAGGCAGCTGCTGCATCCCATGATTCCTTTTGGCAGGGTAGCTGGAACGGTGTGTCCGGACCAGGAAGCAGGTCCTGCTCAGAGAGCCTGCTAGCAGCTTATGCCGACTATGAACACAACTATGAGCGTTCTGTTGAAACGCTGGCACAAGCCTCTGCACTGATCCTACCACGTTAcgaacacatcacacacagttcCACTACAACAAAGTTcagcaaacagacagacaataaAGCCTCAGAGGGATATCAGCACCAAACCACAGTGACTCCTCCCATCAAAACCTCCTCCTCAATGCCTCCAATTGGTAGGCAGCCAGGTCAGCAGATAGCTGAACCCCAAACAAGGAGAGTAAAAGCAGAGGAACTGGTTGGCTACAAAAGCTACAGTCCTTCTTTCTCCCGCAAAACTGGTCATCTCTTACAGCAGGCCCACTCCTTCAGAGAGCCCGGCTACAGTGGCCCCCACTTAACCTGGAACTCTGGCCGCAGAAGCAGTCCTGCAGACAGCAAGGAGCAGGTGGTACCAAGGCCCCAGTCCACGCCAACCATGTCTGGATCAGAAGAGGAGCAAGTTCAGCTGGGGGACGACAGGGAGGTCATCGCTCCCATCTCTGTGAATCAAGAGGTAGTCCTTAGGCAGAAGCCTCCTGCAAGCCGCCGGGCTCCTGTTCAGGCTCTTCGTCATTCTTACTACACATCACATGTGGACTCACCAGAGCCTCCTGGATTGACACCTTCATCAGGCACTCCCTCTCCTGTGTCTATGGGGCCCAGCCCAAAACACAGGGCCAATGGGAGCCTGGCACAGCACGCATTTGACTCTTTGTCCTCCATTCCCTTCATAG ATGAACCCACCAGTCCTAGTATCGACCTAGAGGCCTGCTATGTTCCAGCCTGCTCTGTGGTGTCCGGTTCACAGGCCTTCACTGTGGCCACCCTCACTTCCACCTCTGTCTCCCCCAccctctccttcatctcctcctttGTCCAACTTCACTGTCAGGACTGCA gAAGTATAAAAGGACGCCGCTCCTCTTACCTTCTAGCTATCACCACTGAAAGATCCAAGTCCTGTGATGAAGGGCTCAACAACTTTAGGGAAGAAGGTCGAGTCTTCTC CAAACTACCAAAAAGGGTCAAGAGCTTTTTCACCGATGGG TCTCTGGAGAGTCTTCGAGCTCAGGAGGAGGCCCGGTCCAAGCGCCACTCCACCTCTGAACTGGGAACCATCACCTTCAGTGATGTGCGCAAGGAGGGCTGGTTACACTACAAGCAGATCCTCACAGAGAAGGGAAAG AAAGTTGGCAGTGGCATGCGCCCTTGGAAACGCGTCTTCTCTGTGCTGCGTTCCAATTTGCTCTTCCTCTACAAGGACAAGCGGGAGGCGGTACTTCATGGGGCAGGGGCGGGGCCCAGCCAGGACGAGCACCCCCCAGTGAGCATTCGCGGCTGCCTGATCGATATAGCCTACAGCGAAACCAAGCGTAAGAACACCTTGAGGCTCACAACGCAGGACTTCTGCGAGTACCTGCTGCAGGCCGAGGACCGGGACGACATGCTGGCCTGGATTAGGGTCATCAGAGAAAACAGCAAGACTGATAACGAG GAGATTGGTTTCTCAAGACAAGCTCTGATCAACAAGAAGCTTAACgattacagaaaacacag TCTGACAGGTGGCAAACCAGATACCTCTCCCAAAATCCATCGCATTAAGCCCCCCTTCCTCCTGGCCAAGACTGACAACACCTTGGTGTGCCGCTCTTCCAGAACAG ATGACAACAAGGCACTGTGGGGCATCAACATCATGAAAAAAGCCAAGAAGACAGCCAGTCCAAAGGCCTTTGGCGTGCGACTGGAGGATTGTCAGCCAGCTGTCAACCATAAA TTTGTCCCACTGACAGTGGAGATGTGCTGCACCATGGTGGAGGCGACTGGCCTGGACTACACAGGCATTTACCGGGTCCCGGGAAACAACGCCATGGTGTCCAACCTTCAGGAGCATCTCAACAAGGGCCTGGACATCAACACTGCTGAGGAG AGATGGCAGGACCTAAATGTGATCAGCAGTCTCCTTAAAGCATTCTTCAGAAAATTGCCTGAGCCTGTGTTTACTGATG ACAAATACAATGACTTCATTGATGCCAACCGAATACAAGACGCAGAAGACCGTTTGAAGACCATGAAGAAACTA ATCTGTGACCTTCCAGATTACTATTACCACACCCTCAAGTACCTGGTGGGTCACCTGAAGAAGGTGGCAGATAACGCTGAAAAGAATAAG ATGGAGCCAAGAAACATAGCCCTGGTGTTCGGTCCCACTCTGGTGAGGACATCAGAGGACACCATGACCGACATGGTCACTCACATGCCTGACCGCTACAAAATAGTGGAGACACTTATTCTGCAT TACAACTGGTTCTTCAGCGACGGAGAACTGGATAAGGAAGAGAAG GCTCCAGAGGATAAACAAGAAACGCAGCCTGTGCCCAACATTGACCATCTGCTGTCCAACATCGGAAGACCAGGCATGCCAGGGGAGGCGTCTG ATTCCACACCCAGCGATTCACTTAAGTCAAAG CATTCCTTGAACTCCAAGAAAGACCTGAATGCCAGGGACTTAATGCCCAAATCCATTATCAGTGCTGTGACCAGAAAACGTAAGAAATGCCTCAGTACTCACTTGCCGGGCAGCAGCGAGGACGAGGACGCTGAGCATGAGCCAGTCAAAGCCAGTAACTGCAGGGCAGGAGGCGGCGGCGAGGAGGACAGAGGCGAGGAAGAGGTCATCAAGGGAGAACATATTcctaaaaaggaaaaatgggatGAAAAGGGAAATGGGGTAAAGGATAAAGAAAACCTAGTGGGAATAGAAGAGGCTGGAGGGGACGTAGAAAAGCAAACAGGCACTGGAACAAAAGACCCTGAAAGCGAGAGCAGGCAGACAACGACCATCCCGAGAACTCGACTGCAGCAGCGCCCCCACAGTTTACTCTACTTGCATCATCAAATCCATGCGACATACCCGAGACACTCACCTGAGATTAAACCCGCCTCACACACGAGAGCTGACAATCTGCCAACACGACGGCCCACCGTCCCTCTCTGGATCTCCCCCAACAGGCCTCCCAGCCTCTACCACACTTCCAGCTTTCAAGGAACCCAGCATCCTGACTGGAACCAGCCAGTGCCAATTCGCTACAGGAAGTCGAGAGGAGGCAGGACAAGGGCCGTGTCCATGAATGTGGACCTTGAGCTGGGCAGGAACGATGACAGAGTACGAGGGTGGAGAGCAGAGAGGGTGGAGGTGATCAGAGTCATTGAAGGGGCACCAGGTCAGCATGGGCACATTGGAATTCCTCAGGATTCAATTGCAGGCCCCAGGTCAATTCAGCAAATAGATCCCATCCCTCATCTTGCCCAGAGGGCTCCCCCTATCTCATCCTCAGGATGGATTGATCACACCTCTCCAGGATCATCCACAGTAGTTCTGCGGAGATCGGGACTGGATCCACGTGACAAGACAAGAGCCCGTCGTCGCCATACAGTGATAATCTAA
- the LOC131448321 gene encoding rho GTPase-activating protein 23-like isoform X1: protein MNGVTFCLVGIPPHSDTEAKGRRDGMVSSNENRRRPLSSGEVEGVAWQGPRTIFLQKNSQGFGFTLRHFIVYPPESSLHSIKDEENGNTTGSAGRRQSRLEPMDTIFVKSVKEDGPAQQAGLCTGDRLVKVNGESILGKTYSQVITLIQNSENILELSIMPKDEDVLQLVSAFSQDAYLKGNKPYSGEAQNLPEPPSAGYPSAPPSIKASKHGHNHHILPDNWQCRSTPTISPLDNHPPAASTPISGWSGGPENSSGHFAQSGRHRGVCSSAISALDFHFANHNAAIASATLPAPRKSRLPASARAHADALCHQALSEWYYSQAEAAEHMSPRHRSISQDRLVELGLGLALGPGPTSVPTTSSEQRRRETLLHHHQAAAASHDSFWQGSWNGVSGPGSRSCSESLLAAYADYEHNYERSVETLAQASALILPRYEHITHSSTTTKFSKQTDNKASEGYQHQTTVTPPIKTSSSMPPIGRQPGQQIAEPQTRRVKAEELVGYKSYSPSFSRKTGHLLQQAHSFREPGYSGPHLTWNSGRRSSPADSKEQVVPRPQSTPTMSGSEEEQVQLGDDREVIAPISVNQEVVLRQKPPASRRAPVQALRHSYYTSHVDSPEPPGLTPSSGTPSPVSMGPSPKHRANGSLAQHAFDSLSSIPFIDEPTSPSIDLEACYVPACSVVSGSQAFTVATLTSTSVSPTLSFISSFVQLHCQDCRSIKGRRSSYLLAITTERSKSCDEGLNNFREEGRVFSKLPKRVKSFFTDGSLESLRAQEEARSKRHSTSELGTITFSDVRKEGWLHYKQILTEKGKKVGSGMRPWKRVFSVLRSNLLFLYKDKREAVLHGAGAGPSQDEHPPVSIRGCLIDIAYSETKRKNTLRLTTQDFCEYLLQAEDRDDMLAWIRVIRENSKTDNEEIGFSRQALINKKLNDYRKHSLTGGKPDTSPKIHRIKPPFLLAKTDNTLVCRSSRTDDNKALWGINIMKKAKKTASPKAFGVRLEDCQPAVNHKFVPLTVEMCCTMVEATGLDYTGIYRVPGNNAMVSNLQEHLNKGLDINTAEERWQDLNVISSLLKAFFRKLPEPVFTDDKYNDFIDANRIQDAEDRLKTMKKLICDLPDYYYHTLKYLVGHLKKVADNAEKNKMEPRNIALVFGPTLVRTSEDTMTDMVTHMPDRYKIVETLILHYNWFFSDGELDKEEKAPEDKQETQPVPNIDHLLSNIGRPGMPGEASDSTPSDSLKSKHSLNSKKDLNARDLMPKSIISAVTRKRKKCLSTHLPGSSEDEDAEHEPVKASNCRAGGGGEEDRGEEEVIKGEHIPKKEKWDEKGNGVKDKENLVGIEEAGGDVEKQTGTGTKDPESESRQTTTIPRTRLQQRPHSLLYLHHQIHATYPRHSPEIKPASHTRADNLPTRRPTVPLWISPNRPPSLYHTSSFQGTQHPDWNQPVPIRYRKSRGGRTRAVSMNVDLELGRNDDRVRGWRAERVEVIRVIEGAPGQHGHIGIPQDSIAGPRSIQQIDPIPHLAQRAPPISSSGWIDHTSPGSSTVVLRRSGLDPRDKTRARRRHTVII, encoded by the exons cAGGTCGGCGGCAATCTCGCTTGGAGCCAATGGACACCATCTTTGTGAAGAGTGTCAAAGAAGATGGACCTGCCCAACAAGCTGGACTGTGTACAG GTGACAGGCTGGTTAAAGTAAACGGGGAAAGCATTCTTGGGAAAACCTATTCTCAGGTGATCACACTTATCCAGAACAG TGAAAACATTCTGGAACTCTCTATTATGCCAAAAGATGAGGATGTGTTGCAGTTGGTAAGT GCATTTTCCCAGGATGCCTACCTAAAAGGTAATAAGCCATATTCAGGCGAAGCCCAGAACCTGCCTGAGCCTCCATCTGCCGGTTACCCCTCCGCTCCTCCAAGCATCAAAGCCTCCAAGCATGGTCACAACCACCACATTCTCCCAGACAACTGGCAGTGTCGATCCACCCCCACCATCTCACCACTGGACAACCACCCACCTGCTGCTTCTACCCCCATCTCCGGCTGGTCCGGGGGTCCGGAGAATTCAAGTGGTCACTTTGCCCAGTCAGGACGGCACCGTGGAGTCTGCTCTTCAGCTATCAGTGCACTGGACTTTCACTTTGCTAACCACAATGCTGCCATTGCCTCCGCAACACTGCCTGCACCAAGGAAAAGCCGCCTGCCAGCCTCTGCCCGTGCCCATGCCGACGCCCTCTGCCACCAGGCTCTGTCAGAGTGGTACTACAGCCAGGCTGAGGCTGCAGAGCACATGTCCCCCAGACACCGCAGTATATCTCAGGATCGTTTAGTGGAGTTGGGGTTGGGGTTGGCACTTGGTCCAGGCCCTACGTCTGTTCCCACAACATCCTCAGAGCAACGTAGAAGAGAAACCTTACTGCACCACCACCAGGCAGCTGCTGCATCCCATGATTCCTTTTGGCAGGGTAGCTGGAACGGTGTGTCCGGACCAGGAAGCAGGTCCTGCTCAGAGAGCCTGCTAGCAGCTTATGCCGACTATGAACACAACTATGAGCGTTCTGTTGAAACGCTGGCACAAGCCTCTGCACTGATCCTACCACGTTAcgaacacatcacacacagttcCACTACAACAAAGTTcagcaaacagacagacaataaAGCCTCAGAGGGATATCAGCACCAAACCACAGTGACTCCTCCCATCAAAACCTCCTCCTCAATGCCTCCAATTGGTAGGCAGCCAGGTCAGCAGATAGCTGAACCCCAAACAAGGAGAGTAAAAGCAGAGGAACTGGTTGGCTACAAAAGCTACAGTCCTTCTTTCTCCCGCAAAACTGGTCATCTCTTACAGCAGGCCCACTCCTTCAGAGAGCCCGGCTACAGTGGCCCCCACTTAACCTGGAACTCTGGCCGCAGAAGCAGTCCTGCAGACAGCAAGGAGCAGGTGGTACCAAGGCCCCAGTCCACGCCAACCATGTCTGGATCAGAAGAGGAGCAAGTTCAGCTGGGGGACGACAGGGAGGTCATCGCTCCCATCTCTGTGAATCAAGAGGTAGTCCTTAGGCAGAAGCCTCCTGCAAGCCGCCGGGCTCCTGTTCAGGCTCTTCGTCATTCTTACTACACATCACATGTGGACTCACCAGAGCCTCCTGGATTGACACCTTCATCAGGCACTCCCTCTCCTGTGTCTATGGGGCCCAGCCCAAAACACAGGGCCAATGGGAGCCTGGCACAGCACGCATTTGACTCTTTGTCCTCCATTCCCTTCATAG ATGAACCCACCAGTCCTAGTATCGACCTAGAGGCCTGCTATGTTCCAGCCTGCTCTGTGGTGTCCGGTTCACAGGCCTTCACTGTGGCCACCCTCACTTCCACCTCTGTCTCCCCCAccctctccttcatctcctcctttGTCCAACTTCACTGTCAGGACTGCA gAAGTATAAAAGGACGCCGCTCCTCTTACCTTCTAGCTATCACCACTGAAAGATCCAAGTCCTGTGATGAAGGGCTCAACAACTTTAGGGAAGAAGGTCGAGTCTTCTC CAAACTACCAAAAAGGGTCAAGAGCTTTTTCACCGATGGG TCTCTGGAGAGTCTTCGAGCTCAGGAGGAGGCCCGGTCCAAGCGCCACTCCACCTCTGAACTGGGAACCATCACCTTCAGTGATGTGCGCAAGGAGGGCTGGTTACACTACAAGCAGATCCTCACAGAGAAGGGAAAG AAAGTTGGCAGTGGCATGCGCCCTTGGAAACGCGTCTTCTCTGTGCTGCGTTCCAATTTGCTCTTCCTCTACAAGGACAAGCGGGAGGCGGTACTTCATGGGGCAGGGGCGGGGCCCAGCCAGGACGAGCACCCCCCAGTGAGCATTCGCGGCTGCCTGATCGATATAGCCTACAGCGAAACCAAGCGTAAGAACACCTTGAGGCTCACAACGCAGGACTTCTGCGAGTACCTGCTGCAGGCCGAGGACCGGGACGACATGCTGGCCTGGATTAGGGTCATCAGAGAAAACAGCAAGACTGATAACGAG GAGATTGGTTTCTCAAGACAAGCTCTGATCAACAAGAAGCTTAACgattacagaaaacacag TCTGACAGGTGGCAAACCAGATACCTCTCCCAAAATCCATCGCATTAAGCCCCCCTTCCTCCTGGCCAAGACTGACAACACCTTGGTGTGCCGCTCTTCCAGAACAG ATGACAACAAGGCACTGTGGGGCATCAACATCATGAAAAAAGCCAAGAAGACAGCCAGTCCAAAGGCCTTTGGCGTGCGACTGGAGGATTGTCAGCCAGCTGTCAACCATAAA TTTGTCCCACTGACAGTGGAGATGTGCTGCACCATGGTGGAGGCGACTGGCCTGGACTACACAGGCATTTACCGGGTCCCGGGAAACAACGCCATGGTGTCCAACCTTCAGGAGCATCTCAACAAGGGCCTGGACATCAACACTGCTGAGGAG AGATGGCAGGACCTAAATGTGATCAGCAGTCTCCTTAAAGCATTCTTCAGAAAATTGCCTGAGCCTGTGTTTACTGATG ACAAATACAATGACTTCATTGATGCCAACCGAATACAAGACGCAGAAGACCGTTTGAAGACCATGAAGAAACTA ATCTGTGACCTTCCAGATTACTATTACCACACCCTCAAGTACCTGGTGGGTCACCTGAAGAAGGTGGCAGATAACGCTGAAAAGAATAAG ATGGAGCCAAGAAACATAGCCCTGGTGTTCGGTCCCACTCTGGTGAGGACATCAGAGGACACCATGACCGACATGGTCACTCACATGCCTGACCGCTACAAAATAGTGGAGACACTTATTCTGCAT TACAACTGGTTCTTCAGCGACGGAGAACTGGATAAGGAAGAGAAG GCTCCAGAGGATAAACAAGAAACGCAGCCTGTGCCCAACATTGACCATCTGCTGTCCAACATCGGAAGACCAGGCATGCCAGGGGAGGCGTCTG ATTCCACACCCAGCGATTCACTTAAGTCAAAG CATTCCTTGAACTCCAAGAAAGACCTGAATGCCAGGGACTTAATGCCCAAATCCATTATCAGTGCTGTGACCAGAAAACGTAAGAAATGCCTCAGTACTCACTTGCCGGGCAGCAGCGAGGACGAGGACGCTGAGCATGAGCCAGTCAAAGCCAGTAACTGCAGGGCAGGAGGCGGCGGCGAGGAGGACAGAGGCGAGGAAGAGGTCATCAAGGGAGAACATATTcctaaaaaggaaaaatgggatGAAAAGGGAAATGGGGTAAAGGATAAAGAAAACCTAGTGGGAATAGAAGAGGCTGGAGGGGACGTAGAAAAGCAAACAGGCACTGGAACAAAAGACCCTGAAAGCGAGAGCAGGCAGACAACGACCATCCCGAGAACTCGACTGCAGCAGCGCCCCCACAGTTTACTCTACTTGCATCATCAAATCCATGCGACATACCCGAGACACTCACCTGAGATTAAACCCGCCTCACACACGAGAGCTGACAATCTGCCAACACGACGGCCCACCGTCCCTCTCTGGATCTCCCCCAACAGGCCTCCCAGCCTCTACCACACTTCCAGCTTTCAAGGAACCCAGCATCCTGACTGGAACCAGCCAGTGCCAATTCGCTACAGGAAGTCGAGAGGAGGCAGGACAAGGGCCGTGTCCATGAATGTGGACCTTGAGCTGGGCAGGAACGATGACAGAGTACGAGGGTGGAGAGCAGAGAGGGTGGAGGTGATCAGAGTCATTGAAGGGGCACCAGGTCAGCATGGGCACATTGGAATTCCTCAGGATTCAATTGCAGGCCCCAGGTCAATTCAGCAAATAGATCCCATCCCTCATCTTGCCCAGAGGGCTCCCCCTATCTCATCCTCAGGATGGATTGATCACACCTCTCCAGGATCATCCACAGTAGTTCTGCGGAGATCGGGACTGGATCCACGTGACAAGACAAGAGCCCGTCGTCGCCATACAGTGATAATCTAA